From the genome of Nicotiana sylvestris chromosome 2, ASM39365v2, whole genome shotgun sequence, one region includes:
- the LOC104244857 gene encoding WPP domain-interacting tail-anchored protein 1 isoform X1: MKVQKSGLLMDADTENNGSASIEGVNVNEVEVESNTVDSLEVLSSSGDVMQEVESGEMLTRLELELACFSEKLVNLDILVMHVATRESDFEAFSSEKEHTSNDIVEKAIEFDLLSGVLDSEVRELGGLLSSVAMEIDNVRKIISSCGRVDETFVLIEEKLHDSEKSLKQSQDHLLELRAQCTNFHGIVLTSMGDQNWQGGKTVEHFNGDSLLTPKTKIKMQTVEQQRHILRMLEKSLARELDLEKKLTESRQVEEELNVRLQQETFCMEEEIEAAWQRLFEGENAAEVLLGISKELLGRLQIAHFNLNGTVQRESNLQSKLQEVEENLKTKDNLLRKSEITCKEHGDKVKFLEQRLEDSEFQLSNYTSSAKKNLELESECKFLKEANVELDKELNLLKSSSSIKSERINLLEKQLRDSELRLQHAVASAEASQEKQIMLNATINDMENLIEDLKSKVSKAESLMDSAEEKCIILSESNSDLNEELTFARERMAFLEASLCQAEETKKATARDINFRSKLITDLIMQLALERERLEKQIALLILENKAQKKHFQQKDKVPSLSPRSDGKDTKESVLPKAELISVTSSDESKEEKIKNSSPTSVDENIAGDLLMSESKEEITDSSSGLDASRDIDARKLNFKCALTAVLVFLISAMVAVLVQHQSSQF, translated from the exons ATGAAG GTTCAAAAATCCGGTTTACTAATGGATGCTGACACAGAGAATAATGGATCTGCTTCCATAGAAGGTGTTAATGTCAATGAAGTGGAGGTAGAATCAAATACTGTTGACTCTCTTGAGGTTTTGTCATCCAGTGGTGATGTCATGCAAGAAGTAGAAAGTGGGGAGATGTTAACAAGGCTTGAACTAGAATTAGCATGTTTCTCTGAGAAACTAGTTAACTTAGATATACTTGTGATGCATGTGGCAACCAGAGAAAGTGATTTTGAGGCTTTTTCCTCCGAGAAGGAGCACACTTCAAATGACATCGTTGAGAAGGCAATAGAGTTTGATCTTTTATCTGGGGTACTGGATTCAGAGGTGAGGGAACTCGGTGGTTTGTTATCCTCTGTTGCAATGGAGATTGACAATGTGCGGAAGATCATTTCTTCATGTGGGCGTGTGGATGAAACTTTCGTTCTAATAGAAGAGAAGTTACATGACAGTGAAAAATCCCTCAAGCAGTCACAGGACCATCTTTTAGAATTAAGGGCACAATGTACCAACTTCCATGGGATTGTCCTCACCTCAATGGGAGATCAAAATT GGCAAGGTGGCAAGACAGTGGAACACTTCAATGGGGATTCACTTTTGACTCCAAAGACAAAGATAAAAATGCAGACCGTTGAACAGCAGAGACACATTCTGCGGATGCTGGAGAAGTCTTTGGCCAGAGAGTTAGATCTTGAGAAAAAGCTTACTGAATCTAGACAAGTTGAAGAAGAATTAAACGTCAGATTGCAGCAAGAAACTTTCTGCATGGAGGAAGAAATTGAAGCTGCTTGGCAAAGGTTGTTTGAGGGAGAGAATGCTGCTGAAGTCCTGTTAGGAATTTCGAAAGAACTATTGGGTCGACTCCAGATAGCACACTTTAATCTGAACGGTACGGTTCAGAGAGAAAGCAACTTACAATCTAAGCTTCAAGAAGTGGAggaaaatttaaaaacaaaagacAACTTACTGCGGAAGTCTGAAATCACCTGTAAAGAGCACGGGGACAAGGTTAAATTTCTTGAACAACGATTGGAGGACTCTGAGTTTCAGCTGTCCAATTATACATCATCTGCAAAGAAAAATCTGGAGTTGGAATCTGAGTGCAAATTTTTAAAAGAAGCTAATGTGGAACTTGACAAAGAGCTGAACCTCCTAAAAAGCAGTAGTAGCATTAAATCTGAGAGGATAAATCTACTAGAGAAGCAGTTGAGGGATTCTGAGCTTCGTCTTCAGCATGCAGTTGCATCTGCTGAAGCTAGTCAAGAGAAGCAAATCATGTTGAATGCTACAATCAACGACATGGAAAATCTGATTGAGGATCTAAAATCAAAGGTTTCAAAAGCAGAAAGTTTGATGGATAGTGCCGAAGAAAAGTGCATTATCTTATCAGAATCTAACTCAGATCTCAATGAAGAATTAACTTTTGCAAGGGAAAGAATGGCATTTTTGGAAGCATCATTATGCCAAGCTGAGGAAACGAAGAAGGCTACTGCCCGAGATATTAACTTCCGCAGTAAATTGATAACTGATTTGATTATGCAATTGGCTCTTGAAAGGGAGAGACTTGAAAAGCAG ATAGCTTTACTGATATTGGAAAATAAGGCCCAGAAGAAGCATTTTCAGCAGAAGGATAAAGTTCCTTCTTTGTCTCCACGAAGTGATGGCAAAGATACCAAGGAATCCGTGCTTCCCAAGGCCGAGTTAATTTCTGTAACTTCTTCAGATGAAAGCAAGGAAGAAAAAATCAAGAATTCGTCACCAACTAGTGTG GATGAGAATATTGCTGGAGACCTTTTGATGAGCGAGTCAAAAGAGGAAATTACTGATTCATCATCCGGACTTGATGCCTCGAGGGACATAGATGCGCGGAAGCTTAATTTCAAGTGTGCCCTTACAGCAGTTCTCGTGTTTTTGATATCCGCAATGGTAGCTGTTTTAGTGCAGCATCAGAGTAGCCAATTTTGA
- the LOC104244857 gene encoding WPP domain-interacting tail-anchored protein 1 isoform X2 — MDADTENNGSASIEGVNVNEVEVESNTVDSLEVLSSSGDVMQEVESGEMLTRLELELACFSEKLVNLDILVMHVATRESDFEAFSSEKEHTSNDIVEKAIEFDLLSGVLDSEVRELGGLLSSVAMEIDNVRKIISSCGRVDETFVLIEEKLHDSEKSLKQSQDHLLELRAQCTNFHGIVLTSMGDQNWQGGKTVEHFNGDSLLTPKTKIKMQTVEQQRHILRMLEKSLARELDLEKKLTESRQVEEELNVRLQQETFCMEEEIEAAWQRLFEGENAAEVLLGISKELLGRLQIAHFNLNGTVQRESNLQSKLQEVEENLKTKDNLLRKSEITCKEHGDKVKFLEQRLEDSEFQLSNYTSSAKKNLELESECKFLKEANVELDKELNLLKSSSSIKSERINLLEKQLRDSELRLQHAVASAEASQEKQIMLNATINDMENLIEDLKSKVSKAESLMDSAEEKCIILSESNSDLNEELTFARERMAFLEASLCQAEETKKATARDINFRSKLITDLIMQLALERERLEKQIALLILENKAQKKHFQQKDKVPSLSPRSDGKDTKESVLPKAELISVTSSDESKEEKIKNSSPTSVDENIAGDLLMSESKEEITDSSSGLDASRDIDARKLNFKCALTAVLVFLISAMVAVLVQHQSSQF; from the exons ATGGATGCTGACACAGAGAATAATGGATCTGCTTCCATAGAAGGTGTTAATGTCAATGAAGTGGAGGTAGAATCAAATACTGTTGACTCTCTTGAGGTTTTGTCATCCAGTGGTGATGTCATGCAAGAAGTAGAAAGTGGGGAGATGTTAACAAGGCTTGAACTAGAATTAGCATGTTTCTCTGAGAAACTAGTTAACTTAGATATACTTGTGATGCATGTGGCAACCAGAGAAAGTGATTTTGAGGCTTTTTCCTCCGAGAAGGAGCACACTTCAAATGACATCGTTGAGAAGGCAATAGAGTTTGATCTTTTATCTGGGGTACTGGATTCAGAGGTGAGGGAACTCGGTGGTTTGTTATCCTCTGTTGCAATGGAGATTGACAATGTGCGGAAGATCATTTCTTCATGTGGGCGTGTGGATGAAACTTTCGTTCTAATAGAAGAGAAGTTACATGACAGTGAAAAATCCCTCAAGCAGTCACAGGACCATCTTTTAGAATTAAGGGCACAATGTACCAACTTCCATGGGATTGTCCTCACCTCAATGGGAGATCAAAATT GGCAAGGTGGCAAGACAGTGGAACACTTCAATGGGGATTCACTTTTGACTCCAAAGACAAAGATAAAAATGCAGACCGTTGAACAGCAGAGACACATTCTGCGGATGCTGGAGAAGTCTTTGGCCAGAGAGTTAGATCTTGAGAAAAAGCTTACTGAATCTAGACAAGTTGAAGAAGAATTAAACGTCAGATTGCAGCAAGAAACTTTCTGCATGGAGGAAGAAATTGAAGCTGCTTGGCAAAGGTTGTTTGAGGGAGAGAATGCTGCTGAAGTCCTGTTAGGAATTTCGAAAGAACTATTGGGTCGACTCCAGATAGCACACTTTAATCTGAACGGTACGGTTCAGAGAGAAAGCAACTTACAATCTAAGCTTCAAGAAGTGGAggaaaatttaaaaacaaaagacAACTTACTGCGGAAGTCTGAAATCACCTGTAAAGAGCACGGGGACAAGGTTAAATTTCTTGAACAACGATTGGAGGACTCTGAGTTTCAGCTGTCCAATTATACATCATCTGCAAAGAAAAATCTGGAGTTGGAATCTGAGTGCAAATTTTTAAAAGAAGCTAATGTGGAACTTGACAAAGAGCTGAACCTCCTAAAAAGCAGTAGTAGCATTAAATCTGAGAGGATAAATCTACTAGAGAAGCAGTTGAGGGATTCTGAGCTTCGTCTTCAGCATGCAGTTGCATCTGCTGAAGCTAGTCAAGAGAAGCAAATCATGTTGAATGCTACAATCAACGACATGGAAAATCTGATTGAGGATCTAAAATCAAAGGTTTCAAAAGCAGAAAGTTTGATGGATAGTGCCGAAGAAAAGTGCATTATCTTATCAGAATCTAACTCAGATCTCAATGAAGAATTAACTTTTGCAAGGGAAAGAATGGCATTTTTGGAAGCATCATTATGCCAAGCTGAGGAAACGAAGAAGGCTACTGCCCGAGATATTAACTTCCGCAGTAAATTGATAACTGATTTGATTATGCAATTGGCTCTTGAAAGGGAGAGACTTGAAAAGCAG ATAGCTTTACTGATATTGGAAAATAAGGCCCAGAAGAAGCATTTTCAGCAGAAGGATAAAGTTCCTTCTTTGTCTCCACGAAGTGATGGCAAAGATACCAAGGAATCCGTGCTTCCCAAGGCCGAGTTAATTTCTGTAACTTCTTCAGATGAAAGCAAGGAAGAAAAAATCAAGAATTCGTCACCAACTAGTGTG GATGAGAATATTGCTGGAGACCTTTTGATGAGCGAGTCAAAAGAGGAAATTACTGATTCATCATCCGGACTTGATGCCTCGAGGGACATAGATGCGCGGAAGCTTAATTTCAAGTGTGCCCTTACAGCAGTTCTCGTGTTTTTGATATCCGCAATGGTAGCTGTTTTAGTGCAGCATCAGAGTAGCCAATTTTGA
- the LOC138885615 gene encoding uncharacterized protein, which translates to MEAVVSPQLQAVGEQPPVPVKNFQNDSTSYAAQLSQPKLAATSNLKNLKHIEVIHGVPTIQFSVEERMQFAKEHQIRTFPWSIGFKTNEETTKAVVWISLPNLPTELFAMKALLSIASAVGKPIAIDKATQTKSRPSTARVKVILDLMDKLPDKIKLQFLDKQTDKMVKIFQEFVYDNLPLYCNHCKHQGHDEKTCLTFE; encoded by the exons ATGGAAGCTGTCGTCTCTCCCCAGCTCCAAGCTGTGGGAGAGCAACCTCCAGTCCCTGTAAAGAATTTTCAAAATGATAGCACATCTTACGCTGCCCAGTTGTCTCAACCAAAATTAGCAGCAACATCGAATCTAAAAAACTTGAAACATATTGAAGTAATTCATGGAGTTCCAACAATTCAATTTTCAGTGGAAGAAAGGATGCAATTTGCAAA GGAGCACCAAATCAGGACATTCCCATGGTCTATTGGATTCAAAACAAATGAGGAAACAACAAAGGCAGTGGTTTGGATTTCCTTGCCTAATCTGCCAACTGAGTTGTTTGCAATGAAGGCTTTGTTGTCTATCGCTTCAGCTGTTGGCAAACCAATAGCCATCGACAAAGCAACTCAGACCAAGTCGCGTCCTAGTACTGCAAGGGTGAAGGTTATCCTTGATTTAATGGATAAACTTCCTGATAAAATAAAGTTGCAATTTCTGGACAAACAAACAGACAAAATGGTTAAAATTTTTCAAGAGTTTGTTTATGATAATTTGCCCTTATATTGCAACCATTGTAAACATCAAGGACATGATGAAAAAACATGTCTGACGTTTGAATGA